The Chitinispirillum alkaliphilum genome contains the following window.
AGGGATACCCATATTTACAAGTTTTCTGAAAAACAATCGTTCAATCACTCTGACCCTGGTTAATTTCCCAAAGGTAAAATACAAATGATCTTTATAACTGACTACAGTTGCTTTTATTTTATTGCCTCTGCTTGGTGCAGGATAAAAATCAAATCTGTCTACAAAAGGGGCAATTGATTGCGGTAATGTGATTTTTCCCAAATTGCTTATACTGCTGGTATAAAGATTTTCTCCGAAAGCAAAATATAGAAAGGGCATCATTGCATCTTTTATAAATAGAGGAAGCAAACGGATTAAAAGAGATGTTTCACCTTTTACATTTCTGTTTATGATGTTGGAAAGGTGATTTTTATCAAGGTTCTGTTTCATCTGTTGTGAAACTGATTCTATGATATTTTCAAAAGTTAAAATAGAGCTGCGCGGATCAATACAAGGAGTTATGCTTAAAAAGAAATTTCTCATGCTCTCTGAGGGAAATATCGAGCGCAGGTTAACGGGAACATTCATGGTTATAGGTTTATAGAGTTCTCTTTTGAGATAAACCGGTGCCTGAGATATAAATTCCAAAATGCTTTCAAAATATAATGCCAGAAAAAAATTGTTCAATGAAGTGCCAATCTCTCTTGACTTTGATATCACTTTCTCAACAGGCATGATTCCGGTTATAATGTAATACGCCCCCCTTTCTATTAAAGGAAAGGGGAAATGCATAGCAGTCTTCAGCTTAGCATTAGGAATAGATCCGGTTTCAGTGGAATATTTTCTAAAAGCATCTTCCCACTCCTCACCCTTTACAGTTTCATCAGGAAACAGAAGACCGGATTCACTATTTTGCTCTATGCCTTTAAGTAATTTGAAATATTCAGCTAGCAGTGATTTCAAAAATCGGGTTGCACCCATTCCATCAGTGAGAAAATGAGCTATTTCAAGAGAAATTCTTCGTTTATAATAAATGACACGATAGGGAAACAGGTTACTTCTCTGAAAACCAAGATACATGCAGGGAAAAGCTTTTTCCTCCTGAATTGTCGGAAGATAATTTGCCTTTTCAAGATAATACCAAAACAAACCTCTTTTCAAATTGACCTGATAATACGGTAATCGGGGAGCTAAATGATTAAGTGCTGATTGCAATATCTTTATGTTTATATTTTCATTTAATGTAGCAGATATTCGGAAAACAGTTGTGCAGCGGGTTGTAGCTATAGAAGGGAAAAGCTTACCGGCATTATCGAGTCTGTACCATGAACCTGAGAACTTCTCCAACAAAATTACCCCTAAACACTGAAAGCGGTCAGTAATGTATCATTGCATAACTGTAATGTAAAATAGATTATGACCCTGTTGTGGTTTGGGTTATAGACATGGATGCCGCCTTATTGTGTAGAAGCGTTTTTCGCATAACCACCTCTAACCACTTACCACTTTTTCCCAAAATATTTACTTAACGATACCCACAAACACATATTTACTTACGACAACCCTCATCTTTGGCATATCTAATCATAACTACCAATGAATTTTAGTACTTACGGTACCAGCTGTCTTTTTTGTATCCCAGGTTCAAGCCGCTAATGCAAATTTCTTTTTTGAATATTTGGATCCGATTCGTAAGTGCAACAGTGCAATTATTATTTCCACTATCTTTTCTCATCGGTTTCCTCTCCCCGTGGGAGAGGAAAAAGCAAATCCGACGAAGTACCACTTTTTTATCATGTGAAAATCCCGCATACAGCTTTTACGCCTTTTAACCCACAAATTATTCTATATTATATTTTTTGTGCTTCCGGCAGAAGCAAACACAAACGGGTATATGGAACCGTTTGTGTTTCAATAGACAAGACAAAAAACAGCCCTCACCCCTGATAATC
Protein-coding sequences here:
- a CDS encoding alcohol acetyltransferase is translated as MLEKFSGSWYRLDNAGKLFPSIATTRCTTVFRISATLNENINIKILQSALNHLAPRLPYYQVNLKRGLFWYYLEKANYLPTIQEEKAFPCMYLGFQRSNLFPYRVIYYKRRISLEIAHFLTDGMGATRFLKSLLAEYFKLLKGIEQNSESGLLFPDETVKGEEWEDAFRKYSTETGSIPNAKLKTAMHFPFPLIERGAYYIITGIMPVEKVISKSREIGTSLNNFFLALYFESILEFISQAPVYLKRELYKPITMNVPVNLRSIFPSESMRNFFLSITPCIDPRSSILTFENIIESVSQQMKQNLDKNHLSNIINRNVKGETSLLIRLLPLFIKDAMMPFLYFAFGENLYTSSISNLGKITLPQSIAPFVDRFDFYPAPSRGNKIKATVVSYKDHLYFTFGKLTRVRVIERLFFRKLVNMGIPVKIETNLNP